In Prosthecochloris sp. GSB1, the following proteins share a genomic window:
- the cbiB gene encoding adenosylcobinamide-phosphate synthase CbiB: MTTVLMSLVQFVAAFLLDLLLGDPRGWPHPVRFIGRLATWSETVLRRLSFVPLRFAGGITVFVVVFVPVILAWSMLHAAFLLHPLFGAFASVVMLASTIAARDLAGHARAVLAALEAGDLPGAREKVGMMVGRDTAQMSEQDVVRATAESVAENTVDGVTAPLFYALLFGPVGAVAYKAVNTLDSSFGYKNERYREFGWASAKIDDLFNYLPSRLTVAALVPAAFLLRLRYGEIMASVRNTAPLHASPNAGYSEAAFAGALGVRFGGPRSYGGRRLDLPGIGCREGTPDIRTVREAVALMFAGSAVFLATGLVVLATIEII; encoded by the coding sequence ATGACGACGGTTCTCATGTCCCTGGTTCAGTTCGTCGCCGCGTTCCTTCTCGACCTTCTGCTCGGCGACCCTCGCGGTTGGCCTCATCCCGTTCGCTTTATCGGGCGTCTCGCTACGTGGAGCGAAACCGTGCTGCGCCGGCTGAGCTTCGTGCCGCTGCGTTTCGCTGGGGGGATCACGGTTTTCGTGGTCGTCTTCGTGCCGGTCATTTTGGCATGGTCGATGCTGCATGCAGCTTTTCTGCTTCATCCCCTGTTCGGAGCGTTCGCTTCGGTTGTCATGCTGGCGTCCACCATCGCGGCAAGGGACCTTGCCGGGCACGCCCGCGCCGTGCTCGCCGCGCTTGAAGCCGGCGACCTTCCGGGGGCAAGGGAGAAGGTCGGTATGATGGTCGGACGCGACACGGCGCAAATGAGCGAGCAGGATGTAGTGCGGGCAACTGCGGAAAGCGTTGCGGAAAACACGGTGGACGGCGTCACCGCGCCGCTTTTTTACGCGCTGCTGTTCGGCCCTGTCGGTGCGGTAGCCTACAAGGCGGTCAACACCCTCGATTCGTCCTTCGGCTATAAAAACGAGCGCTATCGTGAATTCGGGTGGGCTTCGGCGAAAATCGACGATCTCTTCAACTACCTGCCTTCGCGCCTGACGGTCGCCGCGCTCGTTCCCGCGGCGTTTCTGCTTCGCCTGCGATACGGTGAGATCATGGCTTCCGTGAGGAATACCGCTCCCCTGCACGCCAGCCCCAACGCAGGTTATTCCGAAGCTGCTTTCGCGGGCGCTCTCGGGGTGCGTTTCGGCGGACCGCGTTCCTATGGAGGGAGGAGGCTCGATCTGCCCGGCATCGGCTGCCGCGAGGGGACTCCGGACATCCGGACAGTCAGGGAAGCCGTCGCTCTTATGTTCGCGGGATCGGCAGTGTTTCTCGCAACCGGCCTAGTCGTGCTGGCAACGATAGAAATTATCTGA
- a CDS encoding FecCD family ABC transporter permease encodes MSLPGFRIVSGTRVALFLAAAPVVLSLCLLMGSTGIVFPDIETPVGRAVLSLRFNRLLMGLLVGSALSISGVVFQAILRNPLAEPYVLGVSGGAGLGATLAILFGAVAAVPLSLPVTAFVAAVATLLLVYWIASRGGSGAPSVYSLILSGVIVSAVCSSLIMFLVSTASVEGLHNVIWWMLGNLQPAPVEQRVVAALFILAGFAGAWLLSSRLNALTLGREMAHYQGINADVVIIAGLLSSTLMAAAAVSIGGMIGFVGLIVPHVTRAIFGPDHRWLIPLSGVAGGVFLSVCDAFARTVFAPVEIPVGVVTALVGGPFFLIILQRKMKSAWLG; translated from the coding sequence ATGTCGCTTCCCGGTTTCAGGATCGTTTCGGGAACCAGGGTGGCGCTTTTCCTCGCGGCGGCGCCTGTCGTGCTGTCGCTGTGTCTGCTGATGGGCTCCACCGGCATCGTCTTTCCGGATATCGAAACGCCCGTGGGCAGGGCCGTGCTTTCCCTGCGTTTCAACCGCCTGCTGATGGGATTGCTCGTCGGTTCGGCGCTTTCCATTTCGGGCGTCGTGTTCCAGGCGATTCTCCGCAATCCTCTCGCCGAACCCTACGTTCTCGGCGTAAGCGGAGGAGCGGGGCTCGGCGCCACGCTCGCCATCCTGTTCGGCGCGGTGGCGGCCGTTCCGCTGAGCCTGCCGGTGACGGCGTTCGTCGCGGCGGTGGCGACACTTTTGCTGGTTTACTGGATCGCCAGCCGGGGCGGCAGCGGCGCGCCTTCGGTCTATAGTCTCATTCTCAGCGGCGTGATCGTCAGCGCCGTCTGTTCCAGCCTGATCATGTTCCTGGTTTCCACGGCGAGCGTCGAGGGGCTGCATAACGTGATCTGGTGGATGCTCGGCAACCTCCAGCCCGCTCCCGTCGAACAGCGCGTCGTCGCCGCGCTGTTCATTTTAGCGGGCTTCGCCGGGGCCTGGCTGTTGTCTTCGCGCCTGAACGCCCTGACGCTCGGACGTGAAATGGCTCACTACCAGGGCATCAACGCAGACGTCGTCATCATTGCGGGTCTGCTTTCGTCAACGCTCATGGCGGCCGCCGCGGTATCCATAGGGGGGATGATCGGCTTCGTGGGGCTCATCGTGCCGCACGTGACGCGGGCGATCTTCGGTCCGGATCACCGTTGGCTGATACCACTCTCCGGGGTCGCGGGAGGGGTGTTCCTTTCGGTGTGCGACGCCTTCGCGCGCACAGTGTTCGCCCCGGTCGAGATACCTGTCGGCGTGGTGACCGCGCTTGTCGGCGGCCCTTTTTTCCTGATCATTCTCCAGCGGAAGATGAAAAGCGCCTGGCTGGGATAG